From a single Aspergillus puulaauensis MK2 DNA, chromosome 2, nearly complete sequence genomic region:
- a CDS encoding uncharacterized protein (TransMembrane:2 (i124-145o165-183i)) has protein sequence MSSDVRDEEIEILASGYDGGISDTDSEASTVVAARSTTSDQRIQTNNEEAQFGKTLTGCSVCDMGFDGHQVILDSNENHPTVERVEELERQMQNIEKLVPTAEKRGNQSMQIITSMSSFSSSFFLLRFLVVTLAVILLGLSGRLVLDMGVLQISRSVLNLLSRHLPIPSWTLFILRMVGFPFPRLPRGNCTTR, from the coding sequence ATGTCTTCTGACGTCCGAGATGAAGAAATCGAGATTCTTGCCTCCGGATATGACGGCGGCATCAGTGATACTGATTCAGAGGCGAGTACAGTAGTTGCAGCCAGAAGCACCACTTCTGACCAACGCATCCAGACTAACAACGAAGAAGCTCAATTCGGAAAAACCTTGACCGGATGTTCTGTGTGTGACATGGGCTTCGACGGCCACCAGGTCATTCTGGATTCCAACGAGAACCATCCTACAGTCGAGCGTGTCGAAGAGTTGGAGCGGCAAATGCAAAATATTGAGAAGCTAGTGCCAACGGCGGAAAAAAGGGGGAATCAAAGCATGCAAATAATAACCTCTATGAGCTcattttcttcctcgttttttcttcttcgttttCTTGTTGTGACTCTTGCCGTTATTCTGCTCGGGTTGTCTGGACGGCTCGTCCTGGATATGGGTGTCCTCCAGATCTCCCGCTCTGTCTTGAATCTCCTCTCCCGacacctccccatccccagttGGACTCTTTTTATTTTGAGAATGGTCGGCTTCCCATTTCCTCGGCTTCCCAGGGGCAACTGTACGACTCGCTAA
- a CDS encoding uncharacterized protein (TransMembrane:1 (o34-53i)) — translation MLDETGTEDEEPTGAEDGIIGVDVGRVTTGPEGLMGPFVGVAFSPVVGMVVLVEPPPTEGMEIGTPALEHSVTTTLETAVGVVSMDGNVGKMYAEFN, via the coding sequence ATGTTGGATGAAACAGGcacagaagacgaggaacccACAGGGGCTGAAGACGGTATTATCGGTGTTGATGTGGGAAGAGTCACCACGGGGCCGGAGGGACTGATGGGGCCGTTTGTTGGAGTGGCATTTTCACCTGTTGTTGGGATGGTCGTGCTAGTTGAGCCACCACCAACTGAAGGGATGGAGATTGGAACGCCAGCGCTGGAGCATTCGGTCACCACAACGTTGGAGACGGCTGTTGGGGTCGTTAGCATGGATGGAAATGTGGGCAAGATGTATGCCGAATTCAACTGA